Part of the Archocentrus centrarchus isolate MPI-CPG fArcCen1 chromosome 4, fArcCen1, whole genome shotgun sequence genome is shown below.
CAAAATCATCGCCCCGGTTTGTAATGATATGTAGCAGCCAAATCACTACTTCCTTTTCTAATAACATCATTCTGAATGAAGACTCGGTTTCTGAATTTTTAATAGTACTTAAGTTCCTCCCAGAGATGCCTGTCTGACTCAGATTTGCTTTAATAGACATTGTCAGCAAGTCCTTCATTACTGATTTTCATAATGCTTTGCCCTCTCAGTCAAACAGACGCCATCCTCTCCATCTGTGTTTTTACTGCTACAGTCTAACATGGGTTAACAATGGCATAAAATCATTTTGATATGAACAGGATTCACAACACTGCACCAAGAGGAACTTGGTTTATTACCTTTTTAAACTCGTAAAACTGGTCACACTCTTCATTCTGGCATCCCACAGCAAAAACAGCGAGCCGCTTCGTGAGCAATCTTTGGTGAAGTAAAAAGAAGGAATACCCGGCAATCCAGTTTTAACTGTGAAAACTGCAATAAAACCAAAGTGCAAATACTTTCTGAGTATTGAGTATTCGGAGCACAGAATATTTAACTCCTGCATTGGCTCGAGCTCCCCGGGTCAGCGAACAGTGAGCCTTCAGCGAACAGTGAGCCTTCAGCTGCACGACGTTTGCTTTGCTTTAAACAGTGCTGTCCATAATTAACCTGAAGACTGagatcacacacaaacacacaaataaaccgACGTCCGCACAAAAGCCCTCAATTATCTGGACAAAATGCTCTGTGATACTGAGGCTTTAGTAGTCTGAATAGTGTTTGTTAAGTCAGAATGTTCTCTGGCATGTCGTCTCCTGTCCAGAAAAGAATTGATGTCTCATTTGGAATAATGCAGTTGAACACATACGTGCAAATTAGATTTGAAATCAAAGTAAATGCCTTTGTCCCTTTATATACTGATATAAGCCATTCATGCTGCAGTATATTTAATGTTTTCCCTGTACTGAATCCCACTATCATGCTGTGCCATGTGTCAGTATGATCTTTACTGTCTTTAAGCCTCAACCAGCAAGACAAAAACTCAGGACTGTAGTTGTTAATCCAAATAATTGTGATTTGGATTTATTTAGAAAGAAACTGTCATTTCTGTGCAGTTCAAATAATTTTGAAAGCAAGCCGGCACACTGTCAAAGATTGGTAGGTCTACCAAGTAACCACAACAAACTCAGTTCTGGTCCTTTTGGGGATCATCCTAATCTGTCCTGATGTTTTCTTTCACTGCCTTCAAGCAAGCTAccaataaaaagcaaaataccCCGAAGtatcaacaaaacaacaacattgttCTCGTCCTTCAAACCCTTGCCAACGTGTTTTAGGGAATGTTgaaatgtttcagtgttttgatATTTGATGAAGGAGCTGTGACTCCCAGGACGGCTATCAAAGAGATGAAAGCCTGAAGTCAGAAGGTTTCAGCTGTTACATGAGTCCAGCATCAGTATTTTACAAAAAGAGGTATCTGCAGAATTTTCTCTGCCTGATGGAAAATACTTTCATACGAGCTGTACAACCGTGTTGTACAAAACGCTTGTTAGTCATCTTCACATTAGCTTTCGGTGATGAAGACAAAGAAGCATCAAAACCTCTGTTGTTGGGATTATAAGAATACTGACAGATTTGATGACTTTAAGACTAAAGCGGTCTAActtttctgaaaaaaagaaattcttctCCTTCCTCTAATATAGGAGTTATGTTAAGATGCTACATTTCACAGTAGTGAAAATCACACCAGGCAGATTTAGACATGTTAGTAACCGATGACTTATCTCGATGTTTAGCAGaaagtttacatttttgaaattgCATTATTTCTGAAAGTAGCATGAGACATAACCAAGAGGGATACCGAGTGGCTCGCAGAATAGACGCTTCAATATATCTTCCAAACAACCAAAGACCTTTTATATTAGATATTTTCCTCCAGAAATGCATACCTGtagatattatatatatatatatatatatatatatatatatatatatatatatatatatatatatatatatatatatatatatatatatatatatatatatatatatatatatatattgcacaaCATTTATATGtacatttgaaataaatataagtaaataaaatgtgtctcttcattttttgctatttttcatCTAGCTATAATTTGTTCATATCCCTCCCACCCCGTAAGTGTTTGAGTGTATGAAAAGAACAAACAGGGCACCAAggtaaaaaacataaaaaaaggcaaaatgaaAATGCTCAGATGAATATCAAATGTTCTGAAACTTGGTGagacaacaaaaagaaacatttatgaCATATATGAAATGCATTACACTGATACCGAGCAGATCTCAGCTGGATCATCACTCCCATGTAACTGAGCAGTGGCCCTCTTGGTCACCAAATCCAAGGCTGGCATCTTTTCAAGATATTTGACTGACTGAAACAAAGAACTGTAAACATGGGAAGGATTTAAATGGCACTCTGAGGATGTACGTTACGCCGTCAAATCCTTCTTGTAAAACCACACCGATGAACAGGGAGACAACACAAGATGGGTTGGAAAGCTTCAAGAACCGGGCTGCGAAGAGTCTGACATGCTACGGTTTGATTTAAAGTGCTTTGGCATCATACCAGCACCTTACTTAGTGAAAACGACAACCTTTTAGCTCATTTATGCAGAGAAACTAGAAGCAATCACAGCAAAAAACACCAATCCGGAGCTTTTCAGACACTTTTCAACCTGATTCTTGTGACCTTTAGCCAATCTTCCTACAGAGACAAGCAGGAAAAGGAGTGAAATGGGTGATGAAGTACAGACCCAAGGACCTGTGGTCCTGCTGAAGGAGAACAAGGAGAAAGACAGTGGAAAAGGGTTTTGGAAAGTAGTCAGCTTTAGCATGCACAGTCCTGGTGAGGAGGAGCGGGCTGCTCTGTCagctgaggcccctgtttggcCCCTGTGACGGCGGGATCGCCGGCATCCAGACTCTCAGACATCTTTTCGCAGATTATGTCGACCAGACGCTCAAAGGTCTGCTTCACATTGATGTTGTCCTTGGCGCTGGCCTCAAAGAACTCAAAACCTagaggagaaacagagagagagagaggtcacTGAGCCACATTCGGTCTGTCAGTCAAAAAGGATACACCTTGATATGTACTCAGCAGATTATATTTGGTGCAGTCAGAGCTAATCCAGTGAGTCAcaaagctaacacagagaggcagataaCCTTTGACCTAGCATATTTGTCTTTGCACTGTAGGAGGAAGACAGAGCAGccagagaaaaccaacacagGCAGAGGGAGTGCAGTCAAACTCcgcacagaaaaacaacagctggCCGGCCTGTTTGAACCCAAAGGGGTTGATGGAGTGCAGACTGCAAACTCCTTCCTAGTTTATCAGATGGTACCAGCCTAAGAGAAGGCTCCACTCATGTTCCTACAAATAACAAGCACTATTAGTCTCCAAAAAGAGTTCTGAATGCTTCCATTTGAATATAAAAATTACGGATCCTGTAAAACTTGGAAAACACAgaggtttaattttgtgtgcatgcgtgcgtgcgtgtgcgtgtgtgtgtgtgtgtgtgtgcccaatGAACTCACCAAGGTGTTCAGACAGCTGACGGCCTCTCTCTGAGCTCACCACTCGCTCGTCCTCCATGTCACACTTGTTTCCTACCAGCAGCACCTGGGCATTGTCCCACGAGTACGTTTTAATCTGAGTCGACCTGAAGGCCGACAAACCCAGCAATCAGAGAGGAAACTCAAAGGCTATAATGTCTGAATGCAACATAAAGCTTTTCAGTTAAGAATCACACTGATTGGaaagctaaaagaaaaatgtgaatcTAAATATTGTTAAACTGAACATACAAAGTGTTTTAAGAATAACCAAAGGAGGTATTTTTTGTTGTGGATTAACCAAAGCAGCACAATCTCACTGATCTCATTGTCATTACTTACTGAAACataaagactgaatggcccataaACCCAGGGAATATCATCACAGTTTATCTTTCTGCTTGTTAACAAGGTTTGAGGCTTTGCCCTTTTAAAGTGTAGGTGGACCAAAAATGGAACACAAGAGATGTTTCCACTATGATGTTCTGGGAAAGTTATATGGCACAAGAGACTGAAGGTTCACAACAGAACTACAGTTCTAGCAGGAGACGAAAAGGATAAAAGACCACAATTACATCTCATTCTTCTGCAGAGACAGGAAGCACATATTGTGGTCTATTAAAATAGACAGAAACCTGAACTGGATCGGTGGCTCTGTTCTTCTATCTCCTGCATCCCTGCATCTATTTCTAGACCAATGCAGCTTATTCATCATCCACTCAACTCTCCCTCTCACAAAGCCCGATTTCACCAGAAAAACAGTAATAGAGGTTGATTTTTTTGAGTAAGCATGTATGTAAGCATGTAAAACACCCTCGTGGGAAAGCCCACAGGGGAGGACCACTGAAGTAAATAAGAAAACCAAGTAGTTTTAGTGTCTAAACTGCACCAAACAGCAAATGAAAGTAAGAGCAGTGTTTTCACAATAGATTTCTACTTGAAAGGCCTTGGTTTGATTAACATGTCCAAATAAGGATTTTTACTGGGCTTTTTAGCGCCTCATTAGATGCTCCTCCCATATACTGTTACTGCAAACACTCATGTAAATCTCCCCACCTCATCATCAGCACTACTTCAGCCAATAACATACCAGTCCTGGACAGCATTGAAGGAATCCTCGTTGGTGATGTCATACATGAGAATGAAGCCCATGGCTCCTCTGTAGTAAGCTGTGGTAATGGTGCGGTAACGTTCCTGGCCAGCCGTGTCCTGAGGAAATAAGAATAACTTAataacagtttattttaaatcaacTTAGTGCTGAGTGCTTTAGACAAGGAGAGTTTGGAGATAAAGTTAGAGGTaaggctgaggtggtttggaaaTGTGCAGAGGATAGTGGACATGTTGTGCAAAGGatgaaaaagaggggaaaaaagaggaaagccaCAGAGAAATTCAGAGATGTAATGAAGGAGAACATGCTGAGGGTTGGTGTGACTAAAGAGGATGCTAGAGTGAGCTaaatagggtgagatggaggcagaggaTCTGCTCTGGTGACtcttaaagggagcagccaaaagaagtaGAATTAAAGAGTGGAATAACATCATAACTGTGAATTCTGGCAGTTCTGTCTAAGGATATTAAGTCAGCTGTTAGACACAAATCCCTTAATGTTTCCCACACTCATCTGCAAACACTACAAACTATTAATATATTaatcaaaactttcctttttgtttccaaatttttattaacaaaaaGACAATATGGGTACCCAGAAAAAGCAAATTTAATTCCACGTGGTTATACCTCACAGGACAGTGTGGTTCAGGCACCTAAAAGCTCATAGCATGCAATACGCTTATATCAATAAAGATGCCAAAAGCTCACTGACAATGTGCCACATTGTTTCACTCAGGTATGTGTTTTAACGTTATGGCGTGCTTTGGTTAACACTTTGAACTCACACGGCAGTTTCTATAAGGAAGTAATGTTGAGAGCAGCTAGCAGCTCCGCGTGTGTTTGGTGTATTTTGTGAGTGCATCTATGCTGTGTAAAAATACAAACCTCACTGCTGCTGGAAAGGTGCTGACaacttcagagcagaacataTTAGAAAATGTATCTTTACTAACAGCTCTGACGCATCAGCAAATGCACTAGCAtgtgactttattttaaaaagtttcatTTGACTTTATCAGTCACTTAGGCTGATAATACAGCACTGATTCGATGTTTTAAGTTTCCTGAATTTGAGTATCTTTAGTATCTTCAAGTACATTAAGACCTGTTTAGTCAAATTATTTCACCATTTTTAcccttttatttaaacatttacagCATCTTACCCCATCGGTTCTTAGAGTCCTGTGCAGCAACTTTAAAGATTAGTTAGTTAAAGATTAAAGATTAGTTTTTTATTATAACTGAATGTTTTTATCCAATCAAATAATCGTCAGATAACCTTGTTCCACTTGTTTGATGAACTTGGCAGATATGTAAGCCACTGGAATCAAAGTGAGCCTAAACATGAGACATGTGCAAAACTGCCAGGCATCATATTCAGCATACAGCACTTATTGTTCTCAAGCGCTTTGTAAAGCTCGCATATTAAAAGGTCTCCGGTGGTTGTTGACAGTTCATCACCTCTTCTCTCATTTTTTCCAATGTAATGTTTGCCAAACAGTTATCCCGTCTCTGCActccctgctctctctctctctgtctttggcCGGAGATCCAGGTGAGGTTGAATTTCAGTGCTAGGCCCTGATTATTGCTCAGGGAATTAAAGCAGTGTTTCTGCTAGCCAGCACCCTGCCTCGCCTTGTAAGCTGAGCAGCCTCTGTTCCAACAGCATCACTCAGCTGTCAGCGCAGAGATCCGCAAAGCAAAAGACTCATGCTGTTTTACACTTCACAGTCCAGATGGAAGCAAACAGTAGTAACAAATGTTTGTTTGACACTTTGACATTCATGACCATTTAAATACTCATACATTCAATGCACACATTCATAGATATGCTTTTTTCTGTAAGTGTCAGcttgacattttgggaaatgttCTTATTTAGTTTCTTGCCAAGAGTCGGATAAGTCGATTGATTCCGCTCTTATGTCTGTTTGGCAAAGGTGAAGGGTTGAGTCTTTATTATATCGAGCAGAAGAGTGCTCTACCGGGACAGGTTATAACTTTATTAACCTGTTTTGGGCGTCAGACAGCCAGAGGCAGACAGGCGAAGAGCTTCAAAAACTGACTTTGCTCAAAAGGTACAAGTTCTACTGAAAAGAAGAATCTCCCTGTGAGCCTCACCTCCACATCCTTAGTCTATATACTGAAATGTAGACAGTTTTTTACTCTTTCATTTAGCATTCACTTCTACAACTAGTATTGAACTTTTTGGACATTTctaatggaattatctgacaaataatatgtgGCACAGTCCATCCAAtaagtgttttggttttggtttaggtgagtgaaattctaatattttatCAGTCTGTTAGTTAGCACTGATAAGCAGATACATGTGCTAGCCAGGTTTGCAACCTTTTAATgtcaaggcttcaaaatgctGTGGCTAAAAACAGTGGGATGCTTATGCTGAAACCATATCTTTTATGAATAGAGTTGtttgcaaatgcaaaaagagaAAACGTGCTAACAGGCAAGCTTTATTGGTGCTTGTTACCTTCGAACAGGACAAGACTAGCTGTATTTACCTGGTTTTGCTCACTATTCTAAACTAACCAGCTcctgcctaaaaaaaaaaaaaaaatatatatatatatatatatatatatatatatatatatatatatatatatatatatatatatatatatatatatatatatatatatgtatatatatatatatatatatatatatatatatgtatatatatattatatcatGCTTTTAACCATTATTACTGCTATTGGTACAAACATGCTCATTCACACTAAAGGTCTACCTGTCATTAGGcagaaattacatttaaaatgaaaaatctaaAGATCACATCTTTGATAAAAGTCCCGACAAGCAGAtaaatgcacagaaaaacagcatCTTGTGCAGAAAAACTGTGTGTCATCAATATGTCAATTCCTTCAGTCAGACATTATTGTTCTCAGGTCACTGGAAAGTTGCATTTTTAGCTTTGATCTGTGCTTTCCAAACTGTTGCTTATTATTTTCTGCAGCTACAGTTTGGACCCTCTTTGTGCACATCCACTAAGTGTGCACTGCAGGTTGTTCTGGATAAGTGCATCAGCTCTAGTCTATACCTAAAATGTCCGTGTAGGTAGCATTGAGTGGTGTTATATAATGAACACTGAAGTATTCATCTTTGAACTAACCATCAATTTTAGAAGAGTAAAGGGCTTaatgcacaataaaaaaaaaatgaaaaaaaggctAATCTTTCCATCTGGCAAGATATAATGTAGCATAGCATTTTCATGGAGAGGCGAACTGATCATTTTTTGTTATGCACTGTGACATTACCATTTTcaccttgtgtttgtgtgtgtgtgtctcatcaTGGCAAAATATGGTCCTGAAGACACCTACTGTAGAAGGAACTCAAACCCTCCACTAAGGAAGGCTTGAGTATTGACTGGTTTTTATATGTCTGTCTAACTGGATGTCAGTTGACAGATTTTATTAGTGCGATTACTGTGGATGCCAATCATTTTCTCTGTCTACCTTTATAAACCTGGCAATTCTCAGTTTTATAAAACATTAACTGTAATCTGTTTGAATATTTAGACTGTTGGTTTAACCAGCAGTCTTTACTTTGGACTCTGAGAAACAGTGAACAAAACTTTTAAATGTCTCATCATCAAAACAATTTACAGCCCTACATCTACTGCTGCTGTTAATCATGAACAGTGGCTgtgtggaagcagcagcatgagCCTCCACACAGCATCTCTGGCCTTCAGTATTAGCTGCAACGTGACACACAGTCAAACGTGACTTTAAATAACATGTGTGATTGTGTAAGTATATGTCACAGGTCTGCATAAATCACCATACACTGGAGTAAGTGCACACTGTGACATAAATATACACACTGTGTGTTCATGcaaccattttcatttttactctGCTAGCTGAACAGTGGGGgagggagagtgtgtgtgtgtgtgtgtgtgtatgtgtatgtgtgtgcatgtgtatatgtgtgtgtgagggagaaagGGAAGGGGGACATCTTCTGAGATGTGTagtaatgggggagggggagaGCAGCACCCAGTCATcggtttcttcttctctgattGGCCAATCGTGTCTTTCTCACCAGAGGCAAGACCTGAGAAAGGCTAACAACAGAGGCAGCCTTacacacaaaatatatacacatgtgcacacatacacacaatgcTTTGCTCACCATCACAGCTCTGGTTGCTGTTGAACTTGGTGTGAAGGTGGAAATGATGTAATTGTCTACAGCGTGACACTCAAACACCAGTTTCCTGCAGCTCGGCTCTGAGAGCCTGTTTTCCCAGCATGCTTGTCTCTAGTTTGCAGTTTAGAGCTTCGGCCGTCTTTAACTGCTGAGCTCTTAGAAGCCAACTTATGTCAGAGGAAAATCACTCTAAACACCTTATTGTTTGCTCCTGGGGGCATGTTACTGTAACTGGCTGTGTTTTTTCTTGTCATTACTTCAGTTCTAATGTattctgctctgtttgtgttcatgtgggCATGCAGGCTGCAGCGAAGCCATTGCTGTATGCAAAATGTGTGCGTTAACTGGCATCTGACTTTGCATAATAAAACTACACCACAGGGCAGGATTTCAATGAGAAGCAGCTAACTCTTTAACACCTGATATGAAACatctttttcaattttatttgcccTATTATGAGATCCCATCGGAACACGTGAATATCTATATTTGTTAATCAAATAATGATGATATCTTTTAAAGGCAAGGTTAAAAGTCTGACATCACAGACAGGGGCAAAAATGGCTTGAATACTGTACACGTGCAGGACAGTCCTTCCTGGAAGGTATTTATGGCTTTGCAGTTGCCTGCAAAAATGGTTGCATAAGGaatgaaaaaaagacttaaaaggaACTGAAACCCAGCTTTATTTCTCAAATCCACACACCCATCTCACATGTCACTGAAGAAATCACTTTATGTTTGCATGTAGATACCACCTGGGCATTGCTGTGCACAAAACCTATGACTGATaagcagaggaaagaaaggaTAAATGCTTTTGCAGCCTTGgtgggaaaacatgcaaacacactgtaaacacGTGGTCTAAAGGTAACAGGTAAAAAAAAGTTGCTTGGGACACTGTGGagagctgcagctgatcaaGTGATGGAAAAAATGAGGACAGTTTGGACGACAagtgtgtgtgaaaaaagtgAAGAGGCGCAGTGCTgcttgcacacacaaacaaacttgtGATGTACTTACTTGGTGTTGCTAATTAAAGGTCTCATTAGGCAGCATTTGCCATGAGTCACTTATATGTCTTATTTCAAACTAACTCAAGGAAGCGGTCAGATGGCTTAAATGTGGTTATAACATCAGGTGCACCAAGTGCAAACCAAGTGCACAGAGTTTTAATTTAAGTacggtaaataaataaatgtcaagTGCTTCCTGTGGGCTAAAAGAGTGGCAAAAATTCATATAGCCCCACTCATTTTTAAGCAGACTTTGAGAACAGTGTAAGAAGAATACTCAAAAGacctttatttttgaaaaaatataGCAAAATAGCCAGAGAGTCAAGAATCAATTATTATTTCCATACAGGTAAAATTTCAGTTGTTTCAGCCATTTTTACTGCAGTGTCTCAGTTCTTTCTTTACAGTCAGTCTGTCAAATAAACTAAATTCAACTAGATATTAGTAAGCAAATTAAGCATAGTTTTTGGTTCGTAAAATGTCCCCTTTTTCATGTCTTGTCATCTTACCCAGATCTGTAATTTGATCCTCTTGTCATTCCTGTAGATGGTCTTCACCTTGAAGTCGATGCCAACTGTGCTGACAAAGGCCGGTGTGAAGGAGTCGTCGGCGTAGCGAAACAAGAAGGAGGTTTTGCCGACACTGCTGTTGCCAATGATGAGGATCTTGAACATATAATCAAAGTTCTGGTCAGAGGACTCCTTCTGCCCGTAGGTTGCTGTTGCCGAGGCCATCTGTGgacaaagacaacagagaaaATCAAACTCCTGAAGTGACCTCACTGTCAGGGGTTACTATGTAAACAGATCGCAGTAACTTTCTCTGAAACAGGAATGACAattttgtgtttcttccattccaatATACTCTGTAGAGTCACACACTAAAGGTTTCTGAGTAAGCGAGATCCACACTGTACACGTATGGTGTCGAGATCATGAGCAACAGAGCAACAAAGAGCAAAAATTGATATAAAGTAGGTGTTGATATAGAAATAGACGATGGATATCAGCAACTGGTAGTCAGCCAGGATCATACTCAATATACATTTCACTGTGGTTACTAGAAAAGCAAATCAGAAGACCCGATAAAGCTTTAGAGAAAACCTTGTATCTTTGTAAGAGGAAAATGCAGAAATGAGGTGATTAACAAGAACTTAATTGGCATAAATGACTTTAATAATGTTCCaagcaaaaatgctaaaaagtTGCTATATCCAGATTCTAAGGATTATGGACTGTTGGCTAAACCTCAAAAGAGACTTGTCTGACTATTTCTCCTCTAACCAGCATTTTAATAAGAAAATGATTCACGAATGAATGACTCATTAAAAATTAGCAGGATGGAAGCTTGCTGATTTGATCTGTGAGATGAGGAATGAAGAGGTCATCCTTCTTGGCGATGGCAGATAGACCCTCAGATTGTGGGCGTCCATCTGCACAGTGCAAAGTGCAAAGAGGCACAGTGATACGAGGACGGGCACTGCCAATTAGCTAAGGCTATAAAAGCTGTGGTTCATGCTGCATACTGGGCCTACAAATAAACAATGTAGTAAATAAAAACGCAGGCATTCATTAAGGCACATTAGCAGGTGGACAGAATGCTTAATTAATGAGCATCGCTTTCATAAACAAAAGCAGACGAGGCCGCTGAAACAACAACAGTGGAGCTGTTTAACACAGAAGAGGTCGTACATTTAATGCGTGTTGAGACAAAAGATGCTGTCAGCATCTGTTAGACTCAGCATAACAGATGATAGTGATTAACTAGCGTGCTTTACACGCTGCACATTTGCTTCATGGGCATTAATCAAAACCACATATTGCAATGTTAGGGGAAAATAGAAAACCCCATCTGAGTTTTCCTCATTGGTGAAATGTTGGAGGCAATCAGTCACACTGAGATGGGGGTGTGTGAGGAGTAATGCAGCATGAACTTATCTTGGAGTTTGATTCTCACCAGCTGGACATGTAGTTGAAAGCCCGTCGCATCCATTATTTTCTATTTCAATCAATTATTCAATTATCTAAGCAAAAAAATATGGTTGCTTAAAGATTATTACCCCCAAATAtgatttcaaatgtttctttgcaAAATGGATGACTAAAAGGTGCTGCTACCATATGAAGGATCAAGTCCAGGAAGATCTTTTGCTGATGATGGGCAGTTCTTCACTGCAGGAGTCACATACTTACAGGTGAAGTTACGCTCTGCAGCCTAACATGTACACCAACAACACCACAGAGAAGTAAGTATATGACAGTAATAACTTCAAATTGCCTACATACAATACCAATATcactagtgtgtccaaactttacaCACAACAGTGGGACTAATTTTCCTGGAACAGAAGGAGAAACTATTGTCTGCAGTTATGTAACTTCCTACAGCAGCCATGAAGCTTTCAAGGGGACTCCAGTCTATGTTTACCATATGTACAGCACAAGATTGTTACTTTCAAGGGGACTAGAATTCAAGTTTAATGAATTTCTTGGAAAGCTGTTGAAGTGTCTGTGTATAAACACCAAGCTCACTTGTAACAATTCTTCCTCAATATCATGACTTCATCAAGGTGATAAAGGATGGTAATCAGTTTACTGTAGTGAATTTTGCTAatactgaaatgctgtgttttattttaaaagagaaACTGACAATAGATGAAAACATATTGGTCCTTCATTACTGTGTGCCTCTTATTTCCATCAGAAGTTTGGTTAGTTTTAGACACAAAAATGTCCTTAGGTTAGGCTCTAACAATGAGGCTGGTTAGTAGTTGGATCCTAACATCAAAAAATGGAAGATACGCATGAGCTAGTTTTACATATTTACTCAGCAAGGTCAAAATCTACAAAATCATGAACATCCATTAAGATTTGTTGACTTGTATGGTTTTTATAAACAAAAGGTTTTTAGAaactaaaacattaaaaaaaaaaccagaaaaattcaaatgtagCCACAAATGGGTTGGGGTCAGTTTGGTGTCTGTGGCTTATAGCGTGCAATAGTGACTTTCAATCTAGAAAATAGAAgaacaaacattaaaagaagctcactacattttaaaaagggaCCCTCAGGCCGTTGCTGTGTTTTAAATCAGACTGCAGATCTGCTCTAACAGACAGCCAAACATCCTGACATGCCTGAGAACAACAGCGGCTTCACTGAAACTTGCACCGCTG
Proteins encoded:
- the rab3ab gene encoding RAB3A, member RAS oncogene family, b; translation: MASATATYGQKESSDQNFDYMFKILIIGNSSVGKTSFLFRYADDSFTPAFVSTVGIDFKVKTIYRNDKRIKLQIWDTAGQERYRTITTAYYRGAMGFILMYDITNEDSFNAVQDWSTQIKTYSWDNAQVLLVGNKCDMEDERVVSSERGRQLSEHLGFEFFEASAKDNINVKQTFERLVDIICEKMSESLDAGDPAVTGAKQGPQLTEQPAPPHQDCAC